Proteins encoded in a region of the Flammeovirga yaeyamensis genome:
- a CDS encoding SDR family NAD(P)-dependent oxidoreductase, with amino-acid sequence MSSNIFITGTSKGLGSGFAEYYLEKGDRVFGLSRSAAPQLDTQENYTHTLSDVSDFDQIKENIQSLLSGVDHLQVVILNAGILGEIKGITEASISEMKEVMDINLWANKIILDTLYEMGIEVNQVVVISSGASINGNKGWSGYSISKAAVNMLVKLYAAEYPSTHYTALAPGLIDTGMQDYLCEVVDHDKFPSMQRLKEARGTDVMPKPKEAAKRIGDIIPALLMTPNGSYEDVRKL; translated from the coding sequence ATGAGTAGTAATATTTTTATTACAGGTACTAGCAAAGGCCTTGGAAGTGGTTTTGCAGAGTATTACTTAGAAAAAGGTGATCGAGTATTTGGGTTAAGCAGAAGTGCTGCCCCACAACTTGATACACAAGAGAACTATACACATACTTTATCTGATGTTTCTGATTTTGATCAGATAAAAGAAAATATTCAAAGCCTTCTTAGTGGAGTAGATCACTTACAAGTTGTGATTTTAAACGCTGGAATACTTGGAGAAATTAAAGGCATAACTGAAGCTTCCATTTCAGAAATGAAAGAAGTAATGGATATTAACCTTTGGGCTAACAAAATAATACTGGATACTTTATATGAAATGGGTATTGAGGTAAACCAAGTGGTTGTCATCTCTTCTGGTGCTTCTATCAATGGAAATAAAGGATGGTCAGGTTATTCTATTTCTAAAGCAGCTGTAAATATGTTAGTCAAATTATATGCTGCTGAGTACCCTTCTACACATTATACCGCTTTAGCTCCAGGATTAATTGATACTGGAATGCAAGATTATTTGTGTGAAGTTGTAGATCACGACAAGTTCCCAAGTATGCAACGTCTTAAAGAAGCGAGAGGAACAGATGTGATGCCTAAACCTAAAGAGGCGGCCAAAAGAATTGGAGATATTATTCCAGCACTATTAATGACGCCTAATGGATCGTACGAAGACGTTAGAAAGTTATAA
- a CDS encoding 7TM diverse intracellular signaling domain-containing protein codes for MKLSLLLRIYIFILIQLFWSSMLQANTLDEIVIDNPQNEDVFFIRSSQVKVFVEKGSNEVDIQEILKDSTIQFQPLKSESIFITDQSIKEFWVKIQLNGNVFTHDRWIFEIPDSHIGEVQAYIHIVGDTLLKVEKAGYQHRFHTRNYKHKNIIFPMDQVNLRKGDKVEVYLRYDTPFQNVLFYKISKAKAFIRYSNTEYLMLGLNYGILVCLIVTSILLFLTIKDKFLLFLILFLLGSICIGLSEDNLASEYLFNNYPGFNYILLKFSATISMISIVLMATQFLEIRKENLKVYSAIIGISLLNAFYFLTFKTLNDSIWKLPTFLIPFLIILGYIFTERNQKKQQVKYFLLGYLIILTGLVFQVLRSYGIFVSANILIVYSYNIGLLLTGLFMTLSQTERYKILKEEKDKAQQELIKDLKIREKVIEDKVEERTEKIKSQNLIIENKNKELEWVNDELNQQRLKIQELNKQLKIENEKLHEDVEHLETARVLMQEVTFEEFEGMFPTDESCYNYLEEIKWKEGFQCKKCGHDDYATGTGHNARRCKKCNYNESVTSGTLFHRLHFPIKKAFYMVFIVYAKKGEISSTKLAEVLEMRQNTCWKFSKKINESMLRKKEELGSEEALRKQGWEALIIT; via the coding sequence ATGAAATTATCTTTACTTCTTAGAATATATATATTCATTCTAATTCAATTGTTTTGGAGTAGTATGCTTCAAGCAAATACATTAGATGAAATTGTGATTGATAATCCCCAAAACGAAGATGTGTTCTTTATTCGTTCCTCTCAAGTAAAAGTATTCGTTGAAAAAGGGAGTAATGAAGTTGATATTCAAGAAATATTGAAGGATTCAACTATACAATTCCAACCTTTAAAATCGGAGAGTATATTTATTACCGATCAATCGATTAAAGAGTTTTGGGTGAAAATTCAATTAAATGGAAATGTATTTACACACGATCGTTGGATTTTTGAAATCCCAGATTCTCACATAGGAGAAGTCCAAGCCTATATACATATTGTTGGCGATACTTTATTAAAAGTTGAAAAAGCGGGTTATCAACATCGTTTTCATACCAGAAATTATAAGCACAAGAATATCATCTTTCCAATGGATCAAGTGAATTTAAGGAAAGGGGATAAAGTAGAAGTGTATTTAAGGTATGATACACCATTTCAAAATGTGCTTTTTTACAAAATATCAAAAGCTAAAGCATTTATTCGATACTCAAATACTGAATATTTAATGTTGGGTTTAAACTATGGGATATTAGTATGTCTTATTGTGACAAGCATATTGTTATTCCTTACCATCAAGGACAAATTTTTACTCTTCTTAATCTTATTTTTATTGGGTAGTATATGTATAGGCTTGTCAGAAGATAATTTAGCTTCCGAATATCTTTTTAATAATTACCCTGGTTTCAATTACATACTATTAAAGTTTTCTGCCACAATTAGTATGATTTCAATTGTTTTGATGGCAACTCAATTCCTTGAAATAAGAAAAGAAAACCTTAAAGTGTATTCGGCTATTATTGGTATCAGTTTATTGAATGCATTTTATTTCCTCACCTTTAAAACATTAAACGATAGTATTTGGAAGTTGCCAACTTTCCTAATCCCCTTTTTGATTATTCTAGGATACATTTTTACTGAAAGAAATCAAAAGAAACAACAGGTGAAATACTTCCTATTGGGGTATTTGATTATCCTTACGGGATTGGTATTTCAGGTGCTTAGAAGTTACGGTATTTTTGTATCAGCCAATATCTTAATTGTATATTCTTATAATATAGGCTTATTATTAACAGGTCTATTTATGACGCTATCACAAACAGAACGATACAAAATCTTAAAAGAGGAAAAAGACAAGGCACAACAAGAACTCATTAAAGATTTAAAGATTAGAGAAAAGGTAATTGAGGATAAGGTAGAAGAACGAACAGAAAAAATTAAATCGCAGAACTTAATTATTGAAAATAAAAATAAGGAATTGGAATGGGTGAATGACGAACTCAATCAGCAAAGACTAAAAATTCAAGAATTAAATAAACAGCTAAAAATTGAAAACGAAAAACTACATGAAGATGTTGAACACTTAGAAACAGCACGTGTCTTAATGCAGGAGGTCACCTTTGAAGAATTTGAAGGTATGTTCCCAACAGACGAAAGTTGCTATAATTATTTGGAAGAAATAAAATGGAAAGAAGGCTTCCAATGTAAGAAGTGTGGTCATGATGACTATGCTACAGGAACAGGGCACAATGCTCGACGTTGTAAAAAATGTAACTATAACGAATCGGTCACTTCAGGGACTTTATTCCACCGTTTACACTTTCCAATTAAGAAAGCTTTTTACATGGTTTTTATAGTTTATGCTAAGAAGGGAGAGATCTCTTCCACAAAGTTAGCAGAGGTTTTAGAAATGAGACAGAACACCTGTTGGAAGTTTTCTAAGAAGATCAATGAAAGCATGCTACGTAAAAAAGAGGAATTAGGTTCTGAAGAAGCATTAAGGAAACAAGGTTGGGAAGCATTAATTATTACTTAA
- a CDS encoding M3 family metallopeptidase: MQNPLLAPFKTVDGTAPFSLIKEEHFIPAFDHAISLAKENIKKIETSSEEPTFKSVIVDLEHCSDLLGQISSIFFNLNSAETNDEIQKIAQEVSPKLSGLRNDILLNQGIFEKVKSIYNQKDTLGLDIEDAKLLEKTYSDFALNGAELNEELKGQLREVDLELSKLSLTFGENVLAATNAYAMIVEKEEELAGLPDAVKEAAAMSAKEKGMEGKWVFTLQYPSYIPFMTYAENEALRKELFFAFGSRCFDGHDNDNQEIVKQLVSFRNKKAKLLGFDNYADYILEKRMATSPNAVVEFLNDLQEKARPAAEAEVEDVIAYAKANGATTVNRWDWAFWSEKLKKEKFAIDDEALKPYFKLENVLNGVFEVANRLYDLNFTPRNDIDKYHEDVMTYEVTDNNGRHISIFYADFFPRVGKRGGAWMTSFRGQSITGDTEKRPHVSIVCNFTKPTETKPSLLTFNEVTTLFHEFGHALHGMLAEGKYESLTGTSVYWDFVELPSQVLENWCYERETLDLFAKHYETGEAIPQEFIDKIKASSTFLEGYQTLRQVSFGLLDMKYHQLADGKVEDVSTFEKEAMKPTSIDQLGKVEGTNMSVAFSHIFQGGYAAGYYSYKWAEVLDADAFELFKQKGIFDKETANSFKENVLSRGGIEDPMELYKRFRGQEPKVDALLRRAGLLK, encoded by the coding sequence ATGCAAAATCCTTTATTAGCACCTTTTAAAACTGTTGATGGAACAGCACCGTTTTCATTAATCAAAGAAGAACATTTTATCCCTGCATTTGATCATGCAATCTCATTAGCCAAGGAAAATATCAAGAAGATTGAAACGTCTTCTGAAGAACCTACATTTAAAAGTGTTATAGTAGATTTAGAGCATTGTTCTGATTTATTGGGGCAGATAAGCAGCATATTTTTTAATTTGAATTCAGCAGAAACGAATGATGAAATTCAAAAAATAGCGCAAGAAGTATCACCTAAATTAAGTGGACTTAGAAACGATATATTACTAAACCAAGGGATTTTTGAAAAAGTAAAATCAATTTATAATCAAAAAGATACCTTGGGTCTTGATATTGAAGATGCGAAACTGTTAGAGAAGACTTACAGTGACTTTGCACTCAATGGAGCAGAATTAAACGAAGAGCTAAAAGGTCAATTAAGAGAAGTTGATCTTGAACTTTCTAAGTTATCGCTTACATTCGGCGAGAATGTATTGGCAGCCACAAATGCTTATGCGATGATCGTTGAAAAAGAAGAAGAATTAGCCGGACTTCCTGATGCCGTAAAAGAAGCAGCAGCGATGTCAGCTAAAGAAAAAGGAATGGAAGGCAAGTGGGTATTTACACTTCAATATCCGTCATATATTCCATTTATGACATATGCTGAGAACGAAGCGTTAAGAAAGGAATTGTTCTTTGCCTTCGGTAGCAGATGTTTCGATGGTCACGATAACGACAACCAAGAGATTGTAAAACAATTGGTGTCATTTAGAAACAAGAAAGCAAAATTATTAGGCTTTGATAATTATGCCGATTACATTTTAGAGAAAAGAATGGCGACTTCACCTAATGCAGTCGTAGAATTCTTAAACGACCTTCAGGAAAAAGCTAGACCAGCAGCGGAAGCGGAAGTTGAAGATGTAATTGCTTATGCTAAAGCAAACGGAGCAACTACTGTCAATCGTTGGGATTGGGCATTTTGGTCAGAAAAACTGAAGAAGGAAAAATTTGCGATCGATGATGAAGCGCTAAAGCCTTATTTCAAACTAGAAAATGTACTAAATGGTGTATTTGAGGTAGCCAATAGATTATATGATCTAAACTTTACGCCTAGAAATGATATTGATAAATACCATGAGGATGTAATGACGTATGAGGTTACTGATAATAATGGAAGACATATATCCATTTTCTATGCGGATTTCTTCCCAAGAGTGGGTAAAAGAGGTGGTGCATGGATGACTTCTTTTAGAGGACAAAGCATTACTGGTGATACAGAAAAAAGACCTCATGTGTCTATTGTTTGTAATTTCACTAAACCAACTGAAACGAAGCCTTCTTTGTTGACTTTCAATGAGGTGACTACGCTTTTCCATGAATTTGGACATGCATTACACGGAATGTTGGCCGAAGGTAAATACGAAAGTCTAACGGGTACATCAGTATATTGGGACTTTGTAGAATTACCCTCTCAGGTATTGGAAAACTGGTGCTACGAAAGAGAAACATTAGATCTTTTTGCTAAGCATTATGAAACAGGAGAGGCTATCCCTCAAGAATTTATCGATAAAATAAAAGCTTCATCCACTTTCTTAGAAGGGTATCAAACACTACGTCAGGTGAGTTTTGGATTGCTCGATATGAAATATCATCAATTGGCAGATGGGAAAGTAGAGGATGTTTCTACTTTTGAAAAGGAAGCAATGAAGCCAACTTCAATTGATCAATTAGGAAAAGTAGAAGGAACAAATATGTCAGTGGCCTTTTCTCACATCTTCCAAGGAGGATATGCGGCAGGATACTATTCTTACAAATGGGCTGAGGTTTTAGATGCAGATGCTTTCGAATTATTCAAACAAAAAGGAATATTTGATAAAGAAACGGCAAACAGTTTCAAAGAAAATGTGTTATCTAGAGGAGGAATAGAAGATCCTATGGAGTTGTATAAACGCTTCAGAGGACAAGAACCAAAGGTAGATGCACTATTAAGAAGAGCAGGTCTTTTGAAGTAG
- a CDS encoding YqgE/AlgH family protein, which produces MKDRNFSRSVIIMCEHNENTGSFGLILNKPSLVTIEEVENRLSIDSPIYVGGPVEQDTLHYIHKFKDVTNAIPLKDGLYWGGNYNEIQVLNNKGLLNNNNCRFFMGYAGWDEFQLRSELKEDSWMVSNMRLSEILDYPVDDLWKHVLTEMGGKYKVFANAAKNIRMN; this is translated from the coding sequence ATGAAAGATCGTAATTTTTCACGATCGGTAATCATCATGTGTGAACATAATGAAAATACGGGTTCATTCGGCCTGATTTTAAACAAGCCATCTTTAGTGACTATCGAAGAAGTGGAAAACCGTTTGTCCATAGATTCACCTATTTATGTAGGAGGACCTGTAGAACAGGATACATTACATTATATTCATAAATTTAAAGATGTCACCAATGCCATTCCTTTAAAAGATGGTTTGTATTGGGGAGGTAATTACAACGAGATTCAAGTACTGAACAATAAAGGACTTTTGAACAACAATAACTGTAGATTCTTTATGGGATATGCAGGTTGGGATGAGTTTCAACTTCGTTCTGAATTGAAAGAGGACAGTTGGATGGTTTCTAACATGAGACTTTCTGAGATTTTAGATTATCCTGTAGACGATTTGTGGAAACATGTACTCACAGAAATGGGAGGGAAATATAAAGTTTTCGCAAATGCTGCAAAGAATATTCGAATGAATTAG
- a CDS encoding YpdA family putative bacillithiol disulfide reductase has translation MIYDNIIVGGGPIGLACGIEAEKKGLSYLILEKGCLVNSLYHYPVNMTFFSTSEKLEIGNAPFVSHNHRPVRREALEYYRRVQTTWDLNIHLFEKVLNVDKSFNEEEVYKIKTSKGEYLAKTVTIATGFYDIPNLMHVPGEDLPKVKHYYDDPHLYSFTDVAVIGGANSAIDAALETYRKGANVTLIIREEEINDRVKYWVKPDIENRIKEGSIKVFFQHEVKEVTPTEIIIEDMNSKELTRLSNDFVLAMTGYQPDFDFLQRIGITLSDDHIKAPEYNTNTHESNQEGIYLAGVVCGGMKTNSWFIENSRVHAEMIYENIHLKLKK, from the coding sequence ATGATCTACGACAACATTATTGTAGGTGGCGGTCCTATTGGATTAGCCTGTGGTATTGAAGCAGAAAAAAAAGGATTGTCCTACCTTATTTTAGAAAAGGGGTGTTTGGTCAACTCCTTGTATCACTACCCTGTGAATATGACTTTTTTCTCGACATCCGAAAAATTAGAAATTGGTAATGCTCCTTTCGTTTCCCATAATCACAGACCGGTAAGAAGAGAAGCCCTAGAGTACTACAGAAGAGTACAAACCACTTGGGATCTCAATATTCACCTTTTTGAAAAAGTATTGAATGTTGATAAGTCATTTAACGAAGAAGAGGTCTATAAAATAAAAACATCAAAAGGCGAATATCTAGCGAAAACGGTCACAATCGCTACCGGATTTTATGATATCCCTAACTTAATGCATGTTCCAGGCGAAGATCTACCTAAAGTAAAACATTATTACGACGATCCTCACCTCTACTCTTTTACAGATGTTGCGGTTATTGGTGGTGCGAATTCGGCCATTGATGCAGCCCTTGAAACGTATCGAAAGGGAGCAAATGTTACTTTAATAATAAGGGAAGAGGAAATTAACGATAGAGTAAAATATTGGGTAAAACCAGATATTGAGAACAGAATCAAAGAAGGGAGTATTAAAGTATTCTTCCAACATGAGGTAAAAGAGGTTACTCCTACTGAGATTATTATAGAAGATATGAACTCAAAGGAATTGACTCGTCTATCGAATGACTTTGTTTTGGCCATGACAGGTTATCAGCCTGATTTTGACTTTTTACAGCGTATCGGGATTACCTTATCAGATGACCATATCAAAGCCCCTGAATACAATACCAATACACACGAGAGCAATCAAGAAGGCATTTACCTTGCAGGAGTAGTTTGCGGAGGAATGAAAACAAATTCTTGGTTTATCGAGAACTCGAGAGTTCACGCAGAAATGATATACGAAAACATCCATCTTAAACTAAAGAAATAA
- a CDS encoding ATP-dependent helicase yields the protein MDYLEGLNPPQREAVVTMDGPMMIIAGAGSGKTRVLTYKIAHLIANGVEPFNILSLTFTNKASREMKERIVDAVGDDAKNLWMGTFHSVFARILRFEAEKIGYQSNFTIYDSEDAKSVIKGVVKDFRLDDKLYKPSVVLSRISSAKNNLISWRAYEQNNDLRLEDEASGRAKIAEIYKEYAIRCFRANAMDFDDLLFNTSVLFQQHLDVLNKYQSKFKYVLIDEFQDTNVTQYFITRKLAARNRNICVVGDDAQSIYAFRGANIQNILNFKTDYPELKVIKLEQNYRSTQTIVEAANSVIAHNKNQLEKNTFTQNAIGERIEVFRTPTDLEEARGVAQSIQQAMIKDHIPASDIAILYRTNSQSRALEEALVKLSIKAQIFGGLSFYQRKEIKDMIAYLKFVTNPKDEEAFKRIINYPKRGIGPTTVNNLFVKAAENKMGIWDIVANVRKFFGGRVATQVENFANMIKVFQMQSEQKNAFETASFIAKNSGILRELYDDKTPEGKNRYDNLQELLNGIQGFTDDPEKEDKSLTTYLEEISLITTQDKEDVSDAITLMTIHMSKGLEFDYVYLVGMEENLFPSQMMLETREDLEEERRLFYVAITRAKQRLYMSYALQRYRFGKTIMCDPSRFIDEIAPQYISMRRSSISEDLGPGSTPGFSNFRSLRQQPSNFIRKAVKPKDDRPFHPSNTDNLTIGQTVRHTKFGDGKVEKISDEGLDRRAIINFEEVGKKTLILTFAKLMILEDE from the coding sequence ATGGATTATTTAGAAGGATTAAACCCACCTCAGCGTGAAGCTGTAGTGACTATGGATGGCCCAATGATGATCATTGCCGGTGCAGGATCAGGAAAAACAAGGGTATTAACCTATAAAATTGCTCACTTGATTGCCAACGGAGTAGAACCGTTCAATATTCTTTCTCTAACCTTTACCAATAAGGCATCAAGAGAAATGAAGGAACGTATTGTCGATGCTGTAGGCGATGATGCTAAGAATTTATGGATGGGTACTTTCCACTCCGTGTTTGCTAGAATTCTTCGTTTTGAAGCGGAGAAAATCGGTTATCAATCCAACTTTACTATTTATGATTCTGAAGATGCTAAATCAGTGATCAAAGGAGTAGTAAAAGATTTCCGTCTAGACGATAAATTATATAAACCAAGTGTAGTTTTATCTAGAATCTCCTCGGCAAAAAACAATTTGATATCTTGGAGAGCTTACGAACAAAATAACGACTTACGTTTAGAAGACGAAGCTTCTGGAAGAGCTAAAATTGCGGAGATTTATAAAGAATATGCTATTCGTTGTTTCAGAGCAAATGCGATGGATTTCGACGACCTCCTTTTTAATACATCCGTTTTATTCCAACAACATTTAGATGTCTTAAACAAATATCAAAGTAAATTTAAATATGTGCTTATTGATGAGTTTCAAGACACCAACGTCACCCAATATTTTATCACCAGAAAATTGGCGGCAAGAAACCGTAACATCTGTGTGGTAGGCGATGACGCACAATCTATCTATGCATTTAGAGGGGCAAACATCCAAAACATCCTCAACTTTAAGACCGATTACCCGGAATTAAAGGTGATCAAATTGGAGCAGAATTACCGTTCTACACAAACCATTGTAGAAGCAGCCAACTCTGTTATTGCACACAATAAGAATCAATTAGAAAAAAATACATTTACTCAAAATGCTATTGGCGAACGTATCGAAGTATTCCGTACGCCAACAGATTTAGAGGAAGCACGTGGAGTGGCACAAAGTATACAGCAAGCGATGATTAAGGATCATATTCCTGCTTCTGATATCGCCATTCTTTATCGAACGAACTCTCAGTCAAGAGCTCTAGAGGAAGCTTTGGTAAAGTTATCTATTAAAGCTCAAATCTTTGGTGGACTTTCTTTCTATCAGAGAAAGGAAATTAAGGATATGATCGCTTACTTGAAGTTTGTGACCAACCCAAAAGACGAAGAAGCTTTTAAAAGGATCATCAACTACCCTAAAAGAGGAATTGGACCGACAACGGTAAACAACCTTTTTGTAAAAGCGGCAGAGAACAAAATGGGCATTTGGGATATCGTTGCCAATGTCAGAAAGTTCTTTGGAGGTCGTGTGGCGACACAAGTGGAGAACTTTGCCAATATGATTAAGGTCTTCCAAATGCAATCAGAACAAAAGAATGCTTTCGAGACCGCATCATTTATTGCCAAAAACTCTGGTATTCTAAGAGAGTTATACGACGACAAAACGCCTGAAGGTAAAAACCGATACGACAACTTACAGGAACTTCTAAACGGTATACAAGGATTTACTGATGATCCCGAAAAAGAAGATAAGAGTCTAACAACTTATTTAGAAGAAATCTCTTTGATCACCACTCAAGATAAAGAAGATGTTTCAGATGCCATCACCTTAATGACCATCCACATGTCGAAAGGTTTGGAGTTTGATTACGTCTACCTTGTTGGTATGGAAGAGAATCTTTTCCCTTCTCAAATGATGTTGGAGACAAGAGAAGACCTGGAAGAAGAAAGACGTTTATTCTATGTGGCAATTACTCGTGCCAAGCAGCGTCTGTACATGTCTTATGCCTTGCAACGTTACCGTTTTGGTAAAACCATTATGTGTGACCCAAGTAGATTTATAGACGAAATTGCTCCTCAATACATTAGTATGAGAAGAAGCAGTATTTCGGAAGACTTAGGTCCTGGTAGCACACCTGGCTTTTCTAACTTTAGATCTTTAAGACAACAACCTTCCAACTTTATCAGAAAGGCGGTGAAGCCAAAGGATGATCGTCCTTTCCACCCATCAAATACTGATAATCTTACTATTGGACAAACAGTAAGACATACAAAGTTTGGCGATGGTAAAGTAGAAAAAATCTCGGATGAAGGTTTAGACAGAAGAGCGATCATCAATTTCGAAGAGGTGGGTAAAAAGACCTTAATCCTTACTTTCGCTAAGTTGATGATCCTAGAAGATGAATAA
- a CDS encoding sensor histidine kinase, protein MTKRRLITIISLMCIAMFGLAALQYYWIKSAISERKSHFEQEIGETLTSVVKRLEQQEILTVTKRYMDDISVSNSDIVVRYDSTKQQAYWTHKQNIKISQTISSDKLAEDGIAYKVQEKAEIKKTGTATKTVLSDFEENKYGISGDSSIKKHSILSNITTDSTAKKRLDKAMDLIMKKTELVNQVVSEMILSENTMLQDRVNFGTLDSLLKQEMELRGIKTKYDFAVKQKDGIKETVIMSSNVEKNATIIESKYSISLYPKDIFDDSNVLYLQFPEENRFLISKMRFVLFSSLGFILLTLLTFVFAARTIIEQKRISEITNDFISNMTHELKTPISTVALATEALMDPDVQKMPSITGRYLGVIKDENQRLSRQVERVLQIARIERGDLKLRKVPVDMQKIMKTAYENTLIKIEDRGGQLNLNWDAENAKVTGDELHLSNIIFNLLDNANKYSPEAPKIDLMATIKGENLEIKVSDNGQGIPKEHISKIFDKFYRVPTGNVHNVKGFGLGLSYVKNIVQAHDGTIKCKSELGRGSEFIIQLPISENG, encoded by the coding sequence ATGACAAAAAGACGACTCATTACCATCATTTCTTTGATGTGTATCGCCATGTTTGGCCTTGCTGCATTACAATATTATTGGATTAAATCAGCTATTTCCGAGAGAAAAAGTCACTTTGAACAAGAGATCGGAGAAACACTTACTAGTGTAGTAAAAAGGTTAGAACAACAAGAGATTCTTACGGTAACAAAACGTTATATGGACGATATCTCTGTATCAAACAGCGATATTGTCGTGAGGTATGATTCTACAAAACAACAAGCTTACTGGACACATAAACAGAACATTAAGATATCCCAAACCATCAGTTCAGATAAATTAGCAGAAGACGGTATTGCCTATAAAGTTCAAGAAAAGGCCGAAATTAAAAAGACCGGTACTGCGACAAAAACCGTATTATCTGATTTTGAGGAAAATAAATATGGTATAAGTGGTGATTCATCCATTAAAAAACATAGTATTTTAAGTAATATCACCACAGACTCAACAGCTAAGAAGCGTTTAGACAAGGCCATGGACTTGATCATGAAAAAAACGGAGTTGGTGAATCAGGTAGTTTCAGAAATGATATTATCAGAAAATACCATGCTGCAAGATAGAGTAAATTTTGGTACACTAGATTCCCTATTAAAGCAGGAAATGGAATTAAGGGGCATTAAAACCAAATACGATTTTGCTGTTAAACAAAAAGACGGTATTAAAGAAACGGTGATAATGAGTAGCAACGTAGAAAAAAATGCTACAATCATCGAAAGTAAATACAGCATATCATTATACCCTAAAGATATCTTCGACGACTCTAACGTTTTGTATTTACAATTCCCAGAAGAAAATAGATTTCTGATCAGCAAAATGCGTTTTGTTCTTTTTTCATCTTTAGGATTTATTTTGTTAACACTTCTTACTTTTGTGTTCGCAGCTAGAACTATTATAGAGCAAAAACGTATTTCAGAAATAACAAATGATTTTATATCTAATATGACACACGAGCTGAAAACACCGATTTCCACTGTTGCTCTTGCTACTGAAGCCTTAATGGATCCGGATGTACAAAAAATGCCTAGTATAACAGGTAGGTATTTAGGTGTTATAAAAGATGAAAATCAGCGACTTAGTCGTCAAGTTGAACGTGTCCTTCAAATTGCCAGAATTGAACGTGGCGATTTAAAATTAAGGAAAGTTCCTGTAGACATGCAGAAGATTATGAAAACTGCCTACGAGAACACTTTAATAAAAATTGAAGACAGAGGAGGTCAATTAAACCTCAACTGGGATGCAGAAAACGCAAAAGTTACTGGCGATGAGTTACATTTATCTAATATTATTTTTAACTTGTTAGATAATGCGAATAAGTATTCTCCGGAAGCTCCAAAAATTGATCTGATGGCCACTATAAAAGGTGAAAATCTAGAGATAAAAGTTTCGGATAACGGACAGGGAATACCAAAAGAACACATTTCGAAAATCTTCGATAAATTTTATAGAGTGCCAACAGGTAATGTTCACAATGTAAAAGGATTCGGTTTAGGTTTAAGTTATGTAAAAAACATAGTCCAAGCACACGACGGTACGATTAAGTGTAAGAGTGAACTTGGCCGAGGAAGTGAATTTATAATACAACTACCAATATCTGAAAATGGATAA
- a CDS encoding HesB/IscA family protein: protein MIEVSDAAAKRIIELREQENRGEDQNVRVSVKGGGCSGLMYDLAFDAEIKDTDDVFEDKGVKIFVDKKSLLYLVGTTLDFSDGLNGKGFQFVNPNASRTCGCGESFSI, encoded by the coding sequence ATGATTGAAGTATCTGATGCCGCTGCAAAGCGAATAATCGAACTTAGAGAACAGGAGAACAGAGGTGAAGATCAAAACGTTCGTGTTTCTGTAAAAGGTGGAGGTTGCTCAGGTCTGATGTACGACTTGGCTTTTGATGCCGAAATTAAAGATACAGACGACGTTTTCGAAGACAAAGGCGTAAAGATCTTTGTTGATAAGAAGAGCCTTCTTTATTTAGTAGGAACAACGTTAGATTTTTCTGATGGTTTAAATGGTAAAGGTTTCCAATTTGTGAACCCGAATGCAAGTAGAACTTGTGGATGTGGCGAAAGCTTCTCTATCTAA